In the genome of Pangasianodon hypophthalmus isolate fPanHyp1 chromosome 15, fPanHyp1.pri, whole genome shotgun sequence, the window TAGTGCCAAACATGAAAATATGGCCATGGGGCATCCCTGAGTGTTTTCTGTGGTGCTGATGGAAGTGAAGTCATACCTCTTTAAATTCCTGGATCTGAGTCTGCtcaaacatggagaacacattgGAAGAGGCCCTTTGAGCGCGTTTTGCACCTCCTTCCTTCTTCTTGGTCTTCCTGCTGGCCTGAAACATAGTGATAATACTACAACATTCAGGAAGAAACCATTTTCATTGATTCTTCACGGGTAGAAACatcaatttaaaatatacaaataattcACAAAACCAATTTTACCATCTTCCTCCCACACTGATGCTGCTCTCCAAAAGATTGTGTTGAATCATGGTGGAAAATCCATGCTTAAATATAGCAGCTGTCAGTGAGAGGGAGAGGCTCAGAATGTCTCATTAGGGACGGAAATGGTCCAGCAGGACCATCACTCAGGCCAAAGGTCCATACATGGACACGTTGTTGGACAAGGACTGAGTCCTCCAGAGgataaattagaaaataaagagaacCGTTATAAAGTCTTTACCTCCTTATTTAAAATCTGACTAGTGACATGTTGCATCCCTtagagaaaaatcacatacatttatatCGCATACTTATTTTTCACACTATGTGAATAATGTGTGATCACATATGGAAATAGTGTGAAAGGGCATTTCAGCACGTTATGCTCTGAGACTGTACATGTGAACTTGTACATACAACCCGCCATGTGAAAATAGGTGATAAGTAAAACCACAGGTAAAAAAGCAACGTGAAAATAAACCCTGTGTTCTGTGTACCTGCCATGTGTCCTAGTGCACCCTGTCCTGTGTCCTGTGCACATAactcacatgtggaaataaaggaatcatttttaaaaaatcacatgtgaaaatatatgaataatgtggaaaaaaaaatcacaagtgaaaataaatgaataatgtgttaaaaaatcatgtgaaaataaatgaataatgtgaaaaaaataatgtgaaaatgaatcatttcaaaaatcacatgtgaaaataaatgaatcatttataaatcacctgcgaaaataaatgaataaaagaatcaAGTCATGTTGTCAGGTGTAACTCGGTCTTAAAGACTTACCTGTATCAGAAAgctttaagttacagctttgcctctgactgttacagaatgctaacactggagactccttccataaatgttaaataaacgtcttcttacagaaatcatcaccatatcaacgagtATAGGttttacattacagcacattttaaaaaccatttattattacacttaGCTTATGTGGAGCAGAAAACTcctgcttacagaaaacttcattacagcaacatttttctttgttaaataataacagcaaattttaaaaactatGTTTATTATAAACTTATTATATGGACTGTTTGCCATagaagtctctgtgaatgagcttgtTAGAAACAATAATGTCACATACAGTTGCACTATTTACAGAGCTGCtgattgaaaattaatcaatgccttctAACAAGATAAAGATAAAGCATGCTCTCGCACAAACACGCCCACCTGTGAAATATTCCCTGCACAGTGGAGAACAGTCTGACATTGTAAGTgttcatttgaataaatgtgaaataaacatgaagGGAAGCTGGAATAAATAAGTGACTGTATATACTATGATAACAGCTCTTTATATAAAGTTAtcttcaaacattcattcataatCGCACCATCTGTGTTGTATATATCAAGAGAGCATAGTGCAAACATGATCACCTTCTATAATTAACCTCCAAAATGCGAATCTCACCCCAGAGGTTTGCTTTTTTAGGCCACTAATTAAAAGCACCATCTGAAGGAGGCAACTGCAAAGTCAACATTAAGACCCGGGAGACGGAGCAAACTCATGACCTCATAACCTGAGGTGGACATGCCTTCAGTACTGTAATTATACTTAAGTATCACAGAGCTTTCTCATTTCTACtcctaatattttaattttgaaaacatCCAGTCAAATCCCTTCCAATTTGTATACAATCCAATTACATAAAAACTGTCTAATAGTATCACTTGCTctatacaatattaaaataaaagatcaAATCCAGAagcttaaagttttttttttttattatttatcctcCTGGGggaacctttaatggttctttGTAGAACCTCTGTTTTTAAAGATTGTACATTAGACTTTACAAAAAACTTTAAAGAACCTAATATCATAAGAAtgcacatatttacattaaCGAACCCATACATGTTGCTCTGggaaagttttctgtaaggaggtatatttaatgtttgtaaGACAAGACTTTAGTGTCAACACAGGGCATGacgttatagaaaataatcagctttgaggtggtgacagtaactctgcttcatcacaagacccctttgttgattattttcctattacagtacAACACACagtgtcttattccttacatatagaatatatagtataaaataaaatacaatatgcaaggaataaaccactgtgtgcGTTACTGTTATAGTACATCGCTCAGTGCGGTGTTGTAAAGTGGCATTATAATTACCATcatgaagttgattacttttctataccCACACATCCCCGAGTGTTTTTTCAACAGCAGTTTgccatgtacactatatggcgaAATGTTCGTAGAcgcatgaccatcacacccatatgtggttcttccccaaactgttgccacaaagatggaagcacacaattgtataggatgtctttgtgtgctgtagcattcaCTGAAACTAAAGGagccaaacctgttccagcctGACAATGCCCCTTTAGAGAAAgtaaggtccataaagacatagtttgccaatgctggagtggaagaacttgagtgatcTGCAcggaaccctgacctcaaccccactaaacacctttgggatgaactagaatgctgactgcaccccagaaaGAATCGGAAAGGCATTGAAAttagcaaagaaatacagagatgagccacaaaagttctggaaccaagattaacctctactaaactgatggaaaggccaaagtatggagaaagaaaggatctgcttatgatccaaaacattcaagctcatcagtcaaggatggtggaggtagtgtcatggcttgagcttgcatggctgcttctggaacaggttcactaatctttattgatgatgtaaatcatgatggtagcagcagaatgaattcagaagactacagaaacattctgtctgccaatttacagagaaatgcatccaatctaattggtaggaacttcatcatgcaggaagtcaatgatccaaaacacaacaaaagactTTTTTCAGGGGGAACAAGTGGAAGGTTTAAGACTAGGCCATGTCAATCACCaaaccttaacccaactgagcatgcatttcacctccagaagaggagactgaagggagaaacccgtcaaatcaaacaacaactgaaaaagCTGCGGTACAAACCGggaaagcatcacaaaagaagaatgaaacagtttgatgatgtcagtgggtcacagTTACTGCAAGTAAGGGATatgtaaccaaatattaagtgttatttgctttaatctactttaagactatctgttccactACTCAACAGTtgtttgctcacctaaaaattggatggttctgccaccaaaggtgccatgttctaaattgtttaacacatctagatgtaaatatcaggaaataaaaattctgatctatcatctcatattcatcttaaacctaaatgtcttcagtgtatagcaaaaacaaaagaattggccttgaattgttccaatacttttgaaggGGACTGTACACTGtcgaacactgaacactgcaaaCAAAAAATCTAATTCAACCAGAGACAAATTCCTTTAAATAGAATAGAAGTTATAAGTTATGTATTTTCCACCAGATGGCGGTGTTTCCAAATTTTATATGCTGACTTATAAATGCTTctaatatgaaatattacatttaataatattaaattgtgACTGAAGTTTAATAAAATAGCTGAAAGTAGTGCTGGAGCAAATAAGCTCATTCATGTaggttttatgatttttttttaaattaaaaaaatatatattttatcagtACCTTGTGGGTAACCTAcaatttttgcatttatattgtctataaatttcttttttattattattcttaaaaaaaaagtttgaaattaTGGTAATCCCATAcacatatcatatatcataaatgcatttataacattCTGCAGACATACATCTTAGCCCACCTTATAATGCCTGGTGTAATTAAACTCTATAAGTGTTTAAAAGTAGTTATATTTACAAGTATAACACTTTATGAAGTGAAGTATttagcaaaaacatttttacattcaaAATCATATCTTGAATGAGTGGGATGTGTTTGGcctatcttcttcttcttacatTAAGATACTTTGctaaatttatgatttattaagtCTGAcatctaaaaatataatttgaataATCTGATATTAGAGGCTGTGATTTCTGTGTACTATTACAATGCTGTGATAGGAGATTTCACTCAGCTGGGACTGAAGGGTTCGTTGTGTGTTGTGCAGACAAGGCTTGGCTTGTTTGTGTTAAGGCTGTGCCAGCTCCACATCTTCTCAGTCTCATGGGAAAGAGCTTGTGGCCTGCTGGTTaagctacacaaacacacactctgagcgGGCAGCTCAGGGCAACACAGCTCTGCTCCATCTCTCAGCTTCATTAACAGGCGCCATGTAGCTGCAAACTTTTCATACACTCATCCTCAATACTGCAGTGTCAGAGCTGTGTGGAACTCAATGCATTTATTGTATTTCTTCATCAATACAAGAGTAGAGTGCATTACTGAGATCATGatggagaaaaataaagtaattagGCCTAGATTTGATCCTCTTCAGGCTTGTCCAACAATGTTACATTGATACAAGCAGGACATAATTCAGGACTTGacttcttttttattatatggTGGCTTCGATGGtcaagtcccagtgaatgagttacattagaaatgataacatattagaacaagtgcattaatataatgctgcactactgtcagagctgctgttaaagaaaattaatcaacaccttctgaccaatcagttgAGTTGAtaactatgtatatatatatatatatatatatatatatatatatatatatatatatatgagtgaaaaattattttgtagATCTAATCAAAAGAAGAATGTTCCCCTGTCAACCAATCTAAAGCATAAGACAAAATCAGCAACAACTAGTCTGTATAGGACCAACATAAAAAGGTTTCCCTGTGTGTTTCTGATTTGaagaaggcagtgtgtgtgtgtgtgtgtgtgtgtgtgtgtgtctgtgcgcgCGCGTGGGAGAGAGATTCCAAAAGAAGCTCAGAGGACATGAATGAAGTTGAAGGCAGGTAAACTACTATATAAGGAAGTCAGTGTAATAACTTTGCATACCAATGTTATCAGGAAACaattatatcacattcagaaagggggtgcgaattttatttatttatttatatttttgctgggttttaatatattaacattctGTATttggtgaatatttttttttggttatagGAAGTCACTGGGGTGAATGTGCACCATGTTGGGCCGGTTATTAATAGCTCATTTGTGGGTGTGTCCAAACCCGTTCCgcagccccgcccccttttaGTGAGGAAACCTAACCTGTGTGCGCGTGCACGCCGTGCTTCGCACTGGGCCAGCTAACTCTGCTAAGTCATTTACCTCAGGAGAGTCAAGCCAAGTTCACCGAGCtaaaaatgtagaatataaCTTACGTAACTCTATTTTGAGGGTATATCTGAATGTACGCCGGTACAGCAGGGCTGGGGGGCCTGAATTAGGGAATAAAGCGACTCGTTGGTGTTCtgtttaaagagagagagagggagagagggaggaggtgaCCTGAAAATGAACTGTTGAGCTGGAGCTGTGACAAATGACAGATGGAGAAGACACACAATCTGCTGCTGGGGATTTTTACAGGTGAGaacatttcagctttttttcagagaagacttttaaaaataagtgaattaattatataatgatTGAATTTAGAATATGACCCTAAtcatccctgctgaaaaaaaaaaaaaaaaaaaaaaaaccctcacagaATTTGtcatggttttaatggttataatgggaactgtattggttttaatggaagctgtaatggtccctgtgggtctctactgttAATTTGTTGCCAGTAccaataatggtaatggttttaatggttagctgatggtttgtaatggtatttgtaatggaaaccattagaaattctgtgatgctttctattattgttttttttcaccaggGGTAAGTAAATATACATAATCCATAGTATGCTGTTTTGTCACCTATATTAGGCCTATATTTATCTACGAATAGATAATCTATTAATACAAATTGAtaatggaaaaaatacataacaaatacagaaataaataagtaaataaataacacttttgTATTCTGCATATATAAGGTAGATTTAGGTAGGCCATTCACACTGGTTAGGCCTAATAAAATGTAGTTAATAATGTGGTTTAAATAGtgaaaaatataacataaaggttgtataatggtttaaaatatattactaTACATTTTAGTCAATATTTAGTTATGCCAAGTGCTTTATCAACCGAGTGGAGTTgtatcctaaaaaaaaaaaaaaaaaaaaagatttatcaGTTTAACACAGTAAAGGAGGGAAAATGAAATCAAGCGAGTAGCAgcaccatatcaacaatataTCACAAGATCAATATCTTATACCAcatcgctgttgaattctggattctgattggtcagaagacgttgatttatttcctaacagcggctctgacaatAAATCCTGggtgttaacttcaagagaggaaaaaacaggcTGTTGAtggaatgacagtttatagctgctatattgtaagtgattacaggaactaacttttttcatgcgcattccacaacatgactataaatggatatgaAGTAGGAtgagtcattctttaatacataatataatcaTTGGAAAGTTGCTGGggtatcagaggaataaaacacttcagaaagcttttataggaaaataatccactttggggtggGGTAACAATAAtgccgcttcatcacaccatgccagtgctgattattttcatagtactgattattataacagcaccacacacagtgttttatttcttacatattgtCAAGCTCTACTGATTATCATGTCAGCAGACTGACATGTGTCAGTTTTAGTTCTTAATACAAAGCTTTTAGTGAGATTCTTTTGACAGGAACAAGGTCAGTGTAACCCCGAATAATATTTAAAGGCACAAAGAGCATTTCTCAAGCATGCAGAAACACTTTCCGTGCCATTAGGAAGTCTGTGCTGTTTCTTGCACATGAATGAGAGCAGTAGGGAGTGGTGCAGTGTGGGCatgtaaaaagtgtgtgtacCAAAATGACCGCTGATAACCCAGGTCAGACCCaggtcttttaaaaaaaatcatttttagctTGTTGTATGGTAAAACTCTTAATTTGTTTTCATACTTATTTGGCATTTGCAAAGTTTTGTTGTAGTGCTCCAAAGTGTTATAATGGTTATGTAGGCTGTTTGGCACAAAACAAGATTAAGGTGGTTTggcgtgttgtgcattctgagatgtacgttgtgcgttctgagatgcttttctcctcaccatGGTTGTATAGAGTGGGTaaatgagttactgtagcctttccgTCAGCTTgaaacagtctggccattctcctctgacttctctcatcaacaagacttttctgtctgcagaagtgccgctcactggatgttttttttttttttttttttttttttttttttttttttttttgtgcaccattctgtgtaaacttagAGACTgttgcatgaaaatcccagaagatcagcagtttataaaatactcaaaccaaccatACCCACGTTCAAGTCacaaagatcacattttcccctcattctgatgtttgaagtgaacattaactgaagctctggacCTGTATCCGTATGatctgctgccacctgattggctgattggataattgcatgaatgagcaggggtacagatgttcttattaaagtggccagtgaatgtatattacattatgtagctctatattattatacacaatatCATTGTAcatatgaagttttttttttttttttttgtatgctcAACCTCTAACCTTAAATGACCTGTATGCAAATGGTTTTGCACGACTGGCTAATGAAAAGGGACACTATGAGTcaacttttgatttttttttgcagtattaaCACAAAACCTGATACACTTCTAGCTTAGATGTTTGACAACACAACAACTATTCTTACAAAGAGCAAACTCAATTACTGTCTGAGATACAGTATGTCATTCCTAAGAAGAAAACATTTGGAAAATTCCTTGAAATGTCtgctttcaaaatgtttttgaagtTTCTTAATCTGGAAAAAACTGATGAGAATACTTTTCCTGAagttttaaacaatgttttgtCAGTTGGTACAAAGAAATTGACCTCCATTGTAACAGTGTCAGAATACTAAGTGTTTAGTTTTGGGTAAAACGTCCTTCAGGTGTAAGGGGTTAACTTgaagagaaagtaaaaaaaaaaaaaaaaaagagagggtggtgagggaactgtttatagctgctacaacttgataacaggaaataacttgttttgcggacatTCCGCAAcgttatatgtaactataaactgattttttttaaaaaaaaaagtatgacatgtagttctttgataaataaaacagttgtaATTAATGGAAaagtgctgtggaataagaggaataaaacactttgggatgtacttttataggaaaataatcagctccagggtggtaacagtaaccgtacccagtcactgattatttccctataacagcatggcacttagtgttttaatctttaatctttaagcTTTACTTAACTAGTGAAGCTATAGCCCGCTGATAAAGAATATAATTAAGCTGACAAATTCACTACTTTATTAGTgatgctaataaaataaatctggtgTTTTTCCTCATTAGCAGATTGATTTATTCCCaaaatcagatttatttcatattattggATTTTTGtgtacatgtaaacacactcactgtgacTACtgcttattatttacttttggAGAATGAGTGCAGGAATATTGGTCATTGGTTGTTCTTTAACCTGCCGGTAGGCCCTAAGTCTGGATCATCTTGGATTTTTAGATATTGAGGATTTATATGGATTATTGGTCAGACCATGTGCcacctgtgatttgtttgttttttgcccGTAGTTGCCCTATGCAAATATTCACTGGCTGGATGGAATACGACGAGGGACACAGCAAATAAGACTGTGTCCTGCGGTGCCCATGACAACAGCGGCAATTGCACAGGTAAATGTCCTGGTCTCATACCTCCCTTTTCATTTGCAACCATCTGCTCCAGACCAGGCACTCTGAGTCAGTGCTATACCCGGAAATTTCAAGGATTCTCTTTATTGCTGATCTATTCATAGTCATTTGAAAACAAAGCACCAAATAAGCACCAAATTCATAGTGATTTGAAAGCAAAGCACCGACTCCtagttcatgtttttaaattctcttCGTGAGATAAGTAACCTGCTTAGTGTTAAGTAATCAGGGACATCACAGAACatgttatttagctctgtttgtgTTGATTACTGCTGTGTGCTGCTGGCAAAGAGCTTCTCATACTgggttttatgtttaagatgttacgAGTGTAATAAAAACTTTTAACCACGCTCACTGATACTACTCTGCATGCTCAGGTTGGCCGCCCTCGCACTCCCTGTTAAAGATACTTTTAAATGCCagaagatgttttatcaggttacttgtattgtaggaagatgctgtagttccttcTCTTGATGTTTTCACAAAGCACAGTTTGCAGTTAATTGGTTATTGATGGATGATATACATCCAGATGGCTGTAATTTTGCATGGTTTGTTCGTTAGTGCACCAATGTACTAGGTTTACATCACATAGTATCACCCGGTTTGGATTTTTTAACAAGTAAACGCATGGTATCACACCCTTAACTGATAGAAGTACTGGTACTGAttcatgtgtatgtatgtgtttgatTATAACTGTATGTGCATTTAAACTTAATGCGCTTCACAGTGTTGTGATGCATTTTTATTCTGTAACTATATGTGgtcttcatatctgaccgcttTCCCACATGTTACATCCCTCTTACAGTCTACAAGCAAAAAATGGGAGAAACAACACAGGAAAGCTgtgagtgaattttaaaatgacccGAATATTCACTTgtagtgagaaaaaaacaaattgaataagcaagtgtttaatattaatattacaataaaatgtattaaaattcaGCTCCTAACTACTAAACAATGAccaaaatgtatgaaatgtatgCATGTAGTGAGTTAGTCATAGCTGCATGTGTCGTTTTTTTCAAAACCAGTAACACACTACATTAACACTGATTTTCACCCACAGTTCTCAGCAGAAGAACAgatgtaattaattatttaatcagtaGTTAATATTGATGGTTTTCTTTTGACTTTGGCAGGACACACTGAGCTCTTGGCACTAATATAATTaaacttttatattaaatattggttatttttgTACAGGATTTTGGCATTTGCAGTGCACATATGCCAGTGAATCAGAAACTAAAAATGCAGATGAGCCATCATTCACAAACATTGAACTACCAAAATAGAGCTCTGACACCATAAAGTAAGAATTgaataaaactatatttattgTTCCTTTTCATGTataatgttaagaaacattcagtgagcaaattttttcccaaaaaatgattttaaagacAATTAGGATTGATCAGTACGCATCTGCACACAGTACTTTTATGAACAAGTCGCTAGTGATGTCATACTTTACCTGATGGCAAAAAAAGAGTCGCCTGTGAGGGATCATTGCATAATAATACTTAAAAGCATgtgtatagtataatataatagctAGTTGACCTACAATGAGCTAGCCTATCATATTACGATCATTCAAGCCGTGGTAAGCAGATCCTGCGCCATTCAACCTGCAATTCAGTAGTAAAAGCTTCAGGTTTCACAACGTTTATTTTCCACATTAACATGCAAACCACAAACCAAGCTCGTATTTAACATCAGGGGAAAATGGGAGAACGCTTACGTCTCACAGAGCAGTGCCAAAAATTCTTTTAGTATGCCATGACGCATTTCAGTCCACTTTGGCGTCACCATGAGATTGTTTCTTCTGCACAGACACAAAGGATATCCTCCAATGGAGTGGCCATTTCTCCACGTGTCCTGACGAGTATGTACATTATTGTGTCCATGGGACGTGCCGTTTTGTGCAGGAGCAGAACACGCCCATCTGCAGGTGAGTCCGCGATCTGACTCTTACCTTAGAATGGGTTTATACCTGAAACTCGAGTACACAAGCGTATCGGTTTTATAGCCTACTGTTTCTGCCATTGTTTTGTCATTCTTGCGTTCTCCACAAAACTGAACTCTTTCTGCTTATCACACAGATGTGAGAATAGATACATCGGTGCCAGATGTGAATATTTTGATCTCGGCGGGTTGGTGGGCGAACGGAGGGAAATAGTCATCATTAGCATTATATCTGGACTGGTCATTCTCCTTCTCATCATTGTCTTTATATGCATCTGTGCACAGTGAGTCCACACGCAGCACACATTTATCTATATTATCATTTTTCAGTCTAGTTCCTTGTTGTGCCCTGTTTACGGCGTGCCTCATGTTATCGTCATCAGATACCATGATGACATCAGATTCTGAAGTCAAAGACCAAAGGGTTTTTATAGAACTACTGCAACTATGATTTTTAGTTTCACAagatttgtattgatttgtagctttgtttaatttttatcatcgtaacatattttatatacatcttaacatatatacatatatatatatatatatattcttctcTTTAAGATGATTATAATCTGAACGGTGCATTTTTTCCATATTCATATTTATGGGAAAACAGagaagtaaaaacaaaatggcattatgtaatatttatgcatatttaataagTTTCTGTAATCAAACAGCCTTTTCTTGGTGACCACATTCCAGTAAAAGGTGTGGGGTGGAATATAATCAGATTAAATGTGGCCAGTAAAGAATTCATACAGGCTCTCTGTACTCAAAAAGTCCCAGTCAGACTACATATTTGGGTTAATTCCAgctccaaacacaccagaggCCGATAACAAAGGCTGTAGAATGCTGATTATCCGGCTCAGAGGTATTGGGAACAGGAAAATATAGCCTGGCATTGGACTGGATTAATCACATTGTtggtacaccgatcagccataacattaaaaccactgacaggtgacgttaatgccattgattatcttgttacaaaagcacctgtcaaggggtgggatatattaggcagcaagtgaacagtcagttcttg includes:
- the btc gene encoding probetacellulin isoform X2, with protein sequence MEKTHNLLLGIFTVALCKYSLAGWNTTRDTANKTVSCGAHDNSGNCTVYKQKMGETTQESYTKDILQWSGHFSTCPDEYVHYCVHGTCRFVQEQNTPICRCENRYIGARCEYFDLGGLVGERREIVIISIISGLVILLLIIVFICICAQRLYRKKRRKQEKRDEVERLNTLNTNEAPPAIGEVSDTNTV
- the btc gene encoding probetacellulin isoform X1 — its product is MEKTHNLLLGIFTVALCKYSLAGWNTTRDTANKTVSCGAHDNSGNCTVYKQKMGETTQESYTKDILQWSGHFSTCPDEYVHYCVHGTCRFVQEQNTPICRCENRYIGARCEYFDLGGLVGERREIVIISIISGLVILLLIIVFICICAHRRLYRKKRRKQEKRDEVERLNTLNTNEAPPAIGEVSDTNTV
- the btc gene encoding probetacellulin isoform X3, with product MEKTHNLLLGIFTVALCKYSLAGWNTTRDTANKTVSCGAHDNSGNCTDTKDILQWSGHFSTCPDEYVHYCVHGTCRFVQEQNTPICRCENRYIGARCEYFDLGGLVGERREIVIISIISGLVILLLIIVFICICAHRRLYRKKRRKQEKRDEVERLNTLNTNEAPPAIGEVSDTNTV